CAACTCCGTGGCGCCCCCGAAGTGCGTCGTCTCGCCTACGACTCGGGAGATATGGGAGAATGGGACAGTCTTTTGCTGACTTTTCTGCTGCAGGTTGACGCCCGGTGCGCCGAACGAGGGATATCGGTGGACGCGGCCGGTCTGGCCGAAGGGGTGCGAAGGCTCCTTGCCCTGGCAGAGGCCGTACCGGAGAAAAAGGAGATGCGCCGGGGCGCGAGGCGCCCTTCCTATCTGATCCGGCTCGGCGAGAGGACCATGGCCCTTGGCAGTTCCACCGCCGGCACCCTGGCATTCATGGGAGAGACCTTCCTGAGCGTGACTCGCCTTGTAGCCGGCAAGGGGCGGTTCCGCGGCTCCGACCTGCTTCTCTACATCCAGGAGAGCGGCGCCGGAGCCCTGCCGATCATCACCCTGACCAGCCTTCTGGTCGGGCTGATACTGGCCTTCATGGGGGCGGTTCAGCTGCGGGTATTCGGGGCCGAAATCTACATCGCCAACCTGGTGGGCCTGGGGATGGCCCGGGACATGGGGCCGATGATGACAGCCATCATCATGGCCGGCCGCACCGGGGCGGCCTACGCCGCGCAGCTGGGCGCCATGCAGGGCAACGACGAAATCGACGCCTTCCGCACCCTGGGCATCTCGCCCGTGGACTACCTGGTGCTGCCGCGGCTCATTGCCCTGACCCTCATGGTACCGCTTCTGACCGTCTATGCGGACGTGATGGGGATCCTGGGGGGCGGACTGGTCGGGGTGGCCATCTTCGATATCACTCCCATCCAGTACCTGGTGCAGACGCGGGAGTCGGTGGCGCTGACGCATTTCTGGGTGGGTCTGACCAAGAGCGCGGTCTATGGCGGGATCGTGGCATTTTCCGGCTGCCTGCGGGGGATGCTCTGCGGCCGCAGCGCCGCCGATGTCGGCACGGCGACGACATCGGCGGTAGTCACGGCCATCGTCTGGATCATCATCGCCTGCGCCATTCTCACCGTCATATTCCATGTACTCGGCCTCTGAAGGGACGCCGCATGACCACAGAGAAATTCCTTGCCGAACCTCCCATCACCGTTCGAGAGCTGACCATGGCCTACGGGGATACCGTCATCCAGCGCGATCTCGACTTCACGGTCAATCGCGGGGACATCTTCATCATCATGGGCGCCAGCGGCAGCGGAAAAAGCACCCTGTTGCGCCACATGATAGGGCTTAATGCCCCCGTTCACGGGCAGGTCCTCTTCCATGGAACCGATTTCTGGGCGGCGGATGAAGGGGAACGCAACCGCATTCGCCGTTCGTGCGGTGTTCTCTATCAGAGCGGCGCGCTCTGGAGTTCCATGACACTGGCCGAGAACGTGGCCTTTCCCCTGCAGGAGCATACGAATCTTGCGCCGCCCCGGATCCGCGAAATCGTCGCCCTCAAACTGGCCCTTGTGGGGCTCTCCGGCTTCGAGGGTTACTATCCGGCCGAGCTCAGCGGAGGCATGCAGAAGCGGGCCGGTCTGGCGCGGGCCATGGCTCTCGATCCCGAGATCCTCTTCTTCGACGAGCCCTCCTCCGGTCTGGACCCGGTAAGCGCCCAACTGCTGGACGAGCTAATCCTGGAGCTGCGCAACAGCCTTTCCGCCACCGTTGTAGTGGTCACCCACGAACTGGCCAGCATCTTCGCCATCGGCACCAATTCAATCTTCCTCGATGCCGAGTCCCACACCATGATCGCCCGGGGAGCGCCGAAAGAGCTGCTGAGTTCGTCGGACGACCCCCGGGTGCGCCGTTTTCTGACTCGCGGCCGGGAGGCGGCATGAGCAGAAGAGCCAACCCGGCCCTGATCGGCGCCTTCGTCCTCGGGGCCATCGCCCTGGTGGTGGCCGGCATCATGGTCTTCGGCAGCGGCCGGTATTTCACCGACACGCGCACCTTCATCCTCTTCTTTCCCGGATCGGTGCGCGGCCTCAATGAAGGGGCTCCGGTGCTCCTGCGGGGTGTCCGGGTCGGCTCGGTGGTGGACGTCAATATCTTGCTGGACCCCGAGAAGATGGGCTTCCGTATTCCCGTGCTCATCGAGATCGATCCCGAGCACATCAGCGTACTCGACGGCCCCCCGATTGGAAAGGAGCGATCTCCTGACGAAATGGCGCGTCTCCTCATCGCCCGTGGGCTGCGCGCCCAGCTGCAGCTGCAGAGCTTCCTCACCAGCCAGCTGCTCATCAACCTGGACATTTATCCCGATACGGAGCCGCGTCTCGTCGATGTGGATACGCCCCACATCCAGATCCCCACCATTCCTTCCAATCTGGAGAGGCTCTCACAGACCCTCGGGGAAATCCCCCTGGAGGAAATGGTCCGGAAAACGTTCCTGACCCTGGAAGGAATCGAGCGTTTCGTCAACGCCCCCGAGCTGACCAGCAGCCTGCGCTCCCTGGACTCCACGCTGAGGGAGGTCCATGAACTTGTGGGGACCCTGGATCAGCGTCTCGGTTCGACGGACCAACGCCTTGAATCAACCCTGCGGGAAGCGCAGGAACTCCTTCAGAATCTGAACCGCCAGGTCGAACCGCTGATGAGCACGCTGCGGGAGACATCCAGGACCGGCCGGCAGACCCTGGAGAGCGCGGAGCAGTTCATGAATTCCCTTGAGGGAATGACCGGAGAAGATGCTGAGATCCGCTACCGGCTGACCGAAACCCTTCGGGAAGTCGCCCTGGCCGCCCGCTCCCTGCGCAGCCTCGCCGATTTTCTGGAAGCGAATCCCGATGCCCTGCTGCGAGGCCGGCGGACGATAGGAGAACCCTGAATGCGCCATCCGATGATTTTAGCCGGCGTCCTGATCCTGCTGTCCGGCTGTATCAATCTGGGAGAGGGAACCAGGCAGCGGATCCGTCTGTATACCCTGCAGCCGACGGTCTCCGCCGCCGAGCCCCGTTTCGGCCTGGCGGGACAGAGCGTGGGGGTCGGGCCTGTTTATCTTCCGGACTATCTGCAGCGCACCCAGGTGATCACCCTCGATGCGCCCAACGAGTACCGGCTTGCAGAATTCGCCAAATGGGCCGAGCCCCTGGAAGAGAATATCCTGCGGGTGACGGCGGAGAACCTTTTCCGGCTCCTGGAGAGCGAACGCATCCTGACTTTCCCCTGGCGGAGCGGCCGGAAGCCGGGTTACCTGATCCGCATGGATATCAGGCGCTTCGAGGCCGTCACCGGTGATGCCGCCCATCTCACCGTCCAGTGGACCATCGAGCCGCAGGAGAGCGAAAAAGCCCCCCGCAACGGTCTTTTTCAAGGGAAATCGCCGCTTCAGGGGGAAGGGACCGAGGCAGTTGTGGCAGCGATGAGTCGCACCCTCGGCGATTTCAGCCGGCGGATGGCGGAGGAGCTGGCGCGGTTTGCGGAGCAGGGAAAAGCCGGGTCATAGCTGCAGAAAGGCAACGGCCAGGAGCGTGAGGCCGATTCCGAGAATCCGACGGGGGGTCATCCTCTCCCGGTAGAGCAGGACCGAAAGAGCGACGGCGATGACGAAATGCATCCCGGTGATGAGGGCGATGACCGACAGAGGACCGCTTTCGAGGGCGGTCAAAAAGGCATAGAATCCGAAAAAATTGAGCACGCCCATACAGAGGCCGATCCAGACGGCCTCGCCGGACTTTACCCCGGGGCTTTTCCCGCCCCGATTCTTCCTCTCCAGAGCCAGCGCGAAAAGGGTCCCCAGCAGGTACGACAGGGCCATGAATCCTGCCTTGCTGGTGGAGACCGCCGCGAATTTGCTCGATATGGATGCGACGGCGCCGCAGAGCACGCATGCCGCGGCAAAAAGAAAGCCGGTACGGGGGTTGCCCCGGTGCCCGGATTTGTCTCCGGCTTCCCCGGCAAACACGAAGACCACCGAGAGTCCCAGAAGCATTCCCGCCATCTGCAGCGGCTGCGGCCGCTCACCGAAGTAAACAATGGAAAAAAAAATCACCACCAGGATGCTCAATCGGGTGATTGGAAAGGTGACTGTCGCCGGCAGATGTTTGAGGGCCTCCATATGAGCGACGGTGGCCAGGGCGAAAGAGGCGCTGTTGACCAGCGCCAGCATGAGGAGGATGGAAATTTCGCCGGCGCTTTCACCCGAGGCGAGGAAGGCGGCGCCGCTCAGCAGGGTGACGGTTCCCATGAAAACGGCGGTTGTCAAAGCCGAGCTGCAGTTTCGCTCCGCCGCGACCTTGTAGAGAAAACGCTGAGCCCCCAGAAGAACCAGGGCGGCGATACTGAAAAAATACCAGTCTGTCATTGCGCCCCTTCAAGGATGAACCATCGTTGCAGAAAGCTTCGGGAAATTGGGCCTGTAGAGCTTTAATGCCGGAGGAAAGACTTGACCCGAGATCGAGAAAAGCGGAGAATCGGGTGAGTTGCCGCACGACAAGATGGCTAAACCTTACACGAACAGACTTTGAAAGATAAGGAGAATTATCGATGCAATGGATTAAATCCCGGCGTCTGCGTTATCTGGCCGGGTCCACCGCAATACTGCTGCTCACCCTGGCGCTGTTGCGCTTTGTCTTTTTGTTCGGCTTCGCGGATATCGACCTTCGCACGATCGACAGTTCCGCCTTGTGGAAGACCGTGGGAATCGGCCTGCGTTTCGACCTGCGGCTGGCGCTGCTGATCATGCTGCCGCTCGCCCTGCTGTGCTATCTTCCATTCTGGAATATGTCCGGAAGCCGACGCGCGCGCCTTCTCGGCAATGTGTATCTGGCCGTGGCGCTGCTGGCTGTCGGCCTGGTCTATGTCATCGATTTCGGCCATTACAACTACCTGGGCGTGCGGATCAACGCCACCGTATTGCGTTTTGCCGGCGATGCGGACATATCCGGCACCATGCTCTGGCAAAGCTATCCGGTGGTGTGGATCACCCTGGGCTGGCTGGGAGGCTGCGCCGCCGTCCTGCTCGCCCTGTTTTCCCTCGAGCGGGTCACCCTGGAGCGCCGGCCGGTCGGCATATCCCGCAAGTCCGCCGCCCTCGGCAGCGCCGTGGTTGTTCTGCTGGTCTTTCTCGGCGTGATGGGCCGGGTGAGCGACATCAATATCAAAAATCCCATCCCTCTGCGCTGGAGCGACGCCTTCTTCTCAGGCGACCGGCAGCTGGCCGCAGCGGGTTTGAATCCGGTCATTTTCCTCTATGACACCCTGCTGATACCCCAGGATCCCTACGACCGTGAGACAGTTGCAAATTATTACGACACCATGGTCGACTACCTGGGCATCGACCAGCCGGACCGGAAGGCGTTGAACTTCGTTCGCCACATCGGCACTCAGCCGCACCGGCTGTCGGTCGAGCGTCCGCCGAATGTGATCTTCATCATGCTCGAATCACTCGGCGCCAGCCGGGTAGGCGCCTACGGCAATCCCCTGAAACCGACCCCCAATCTGGATGCCATCGCCGCGGACAGCTGGTTCTTCCGTCATTTCTATATCCCGGTGGTGAGCACGGCGAAGACGGTATGGGCCAGCATCACCGGAATCCCTGACGTCTCCCGGGAGGAAACGGCGTCGCGAAACCCTCTGATTACCCGCCAGCATACCCTGCTCAATGCCTTTGAGGGTTATCGCAAACTGTACATGATCGGCGGCAGCGCCGGCTGGGCCAACCTGAGCGCCCTCATCCGCGAGAGCACGGGGATGGAGCTTATCCAGGAAGGCGACTGGCAGTCGCCCAATGCCGATGTGTGGGGAATCTCGGATCTGAACTTGTTCAAGGAGGCGGACCGCATCCTGCGCGACCTGCCGGCGGATGAGCCTTTCTTCGCTTATATCCAGACGGCCGGCAATCATCGCCCCTTTACAATTCCCACGGACAACGATGATTTCAAGACAGTCGAACTGCCCCTCGAGGAAGTTCAAAAGTGGGGCTTTCGCTCCGTGGAGCAGTTCAATGCCGTGCGTCTCATTGACTACGACATCGGCCGGTTTCTCCAGATGGCTCGCGAGAGCGGCTATTTCGACAACACCCTCTTCGTCTTTTTCGGCGATCACAACAACAGGATCACCACCATTCCCCATATGCCCCCTGCTTTCGAGCAGCTGGGGCTTGAAAGCAACCACGTCCCGCACATGATTTATGCGCCGGCCCTGCTGCAGCCCCGGGTGATCGACGAAGCGGTCAACCTGGTGGACGTTCTGCCCACCGTCGCCGGTCTGGCGGGGCTGGAGTACACCAACCGGACCATGGGGCGCGATCTGCAGCTGTCTTCCCAAGGACGTGACCGGGCGGTTCCGCTGGTGCTGGAGGAGGGGAGTTTTCCTGTCATCGGAGCGGTGACCAGCGAATACCTGGTCAAAATGAACTGCGACGGCAGCGAGGCCACCCTGCATGAGCTGTCTTCGGATTCGCCCCTGGAGGATGTGTCCGGACGTCATCCGGAAGAGTTCGATCGCCTCAGGAAAGTTGCGCACGGCGCCTATGAAACCTCGCGCTACATGTTGTACGATAATGCGAGAAAATGAGATACCGGTAAAAGAAACTGACTAGGAGGGTGTCGGACTATACGGGCCGAAGCGAAAATTTGGAAGCTTGAGACCAGATTTCGGCTCGTTTGAGAGCTCATAGCCATAGCTATGGGCCGAAAAGGAGCTGAAATATGGGCCAAGCAGCCGAATTTGCAGCNNNNNNNNNNNNNNNNNNNNNNNNNNNNNNNNNNNNNNNNNNNNNNNNNNNNNNNNNNNNNNNNNNNNNNNNNNNNNNNNNNNGGGGAAAAACGAAGATGGACGCATATCCAGAGCTGCAACGTTCTCGTTTCAGCCTCATGTAATCTGCGGCTATAAAACAGGAAAGACTTGAACGCGCTCGGGATGGTGGGTGAGGTTAGATGCCTCACCCTTTGTCTTTTCTAGAAGGGGTGAGAAGGAAATTACGATGTGCGGGGAGGCAGATGCTGCGGCAAACCGGCATCCTCGGCGAGGCCGGTGGCAAGAGAAGGGCAGAGGCGCTTTTCCGCATTCGTGATCCCATCCTCGGCACAGAGATTCGTCATGCTCGTCATCAGACGCTCACCCGGGCTTTCGAAGGCCGGCCTGTTCTGCCACCTGCCCCCGGACGGAGTCCAGTCATAGCGGCTCTTCAATTTTCGCCAGACCCGCCGCAGGAGGTACCATCCGACTACGGCAAGGCAATAGATTCCCAGCAGCGGGTCGATGAGGTAATCCCAGTAATTTTCCGGAGACCTGAAATCCAGCATGAAAACGGCCGTGGCGGCGGTGATCAGGGCCGCCCCGAAGTAGTGCCGGACTATCCAGAGAACCACGCTTATCGCAAAGATGAACCCGAGGAGGTAATTGGGATTATACCCGAGCCTGTATGGATCGAACATCGAAAGACCCAGGGTTGCCGGATAAAGCAACAGCGTCAGTGCGCCGAAGCAGATTGCCAGCTGCAAGTGCCGGCGCTCGGACATCGCTCGCAGTCCGCCGACCTTCGCCCCGGCAGACCAGGCCAGCCAGAGCACGGCTGTTATCGACAGGCCGCTTGTAAGGCTGTACACGTATTCCGCCAGGGACAGCCCGTCCACGGTCAGCATCACAAGAATTGCCGCCCCGGCAAGGGCGGCAATTCGCCCATTTAGCGGCAGCTTGCCTGTCGGAAGCAAAAGAAAGAGAACAATCGCGAAGGTTATGTGACTGAGAACGATTCCTGTCATTGCCTCATCTCCAGCCATGCCTCGTTAAAGACGACATGTTTGACGAAGGAATTGTTCCATGAATAGACCACGTGGAAAAGACCGTCTGCCGAGCGCATGAGATTCGGATACTCGTATTCGAACTCGCACCCCTTCCCTTCCCTGCAGACACGTCGGTCGAGATCCCTTTGATCGAGGTATTGTAGATATTCCTCCAGCCGATCGTCGATCTTATTGCCGCCGACGGCAAGGAAATCCCTGGCAACGTTGAGACGGTATTTGTCCGGAGGCAGGGGGCGTCCTTCCGGATCAGGCGCCTCGTCCAGAACCTTCCGCAGCCGCCAGTTTTTGAGCGAGGGGTCGGTTTCGTACAGAGAGAGGCGATATCGTCCATCGCGGAGATTGTTCATGGCCACCAGAATTTCTTTTTCCGCATCATGAGCGCTGATCGCCGCCAGGGATGAATTGGGATTCCATGGCTCGACCGAAATCGGCTCGCTCCAGGTCTCACCGCGATCCTCCGTAAAGCTGGCCAGGACCTTCCCGGGCTCTTTACCTGCATTGCGCAGCAGCGCCAGTGCAGAGTCCCCTGACAGGGGGACGATGGCGGGCTGCAGGGAATGTCGGCCATCGCTGATGCGGAACTTGTCCAGGACCTCTCCGTCAGGACTCAGGTGCAGATATTCGGCAAACTTTCCGAGGAATTCATGGTAGACCGGTAACCCGATGGAGCCGTCCTGGTAAAAAACCGGCGTATTTCGCACCAGAGTACTGATGTTCAGAAACGGCGAGGTGACCAGTCGCTCAGGCGGCGACCAGGTGACCCCGCCATCGTTCGACTGCATGGCATTGATGGCGCTGCCGGCCCATCCGCCCACAGAAACTGAGACGTAGAACAGCCACAAACGGCCGCCCGGCGCCAGAGCAATCACCGGATTGCCCAGCTTGCGGATGCTCCGCTGCAGAACGTTCTCCGTTGTCTCGCGCGAGACGAGCGTGAATTCAGGGTTCCATTCCTGAGTGGCCGGGTCGAATCGCGAGGCGCGGATATCGACGTCTTCCGCTCCTTCGCGGGAACCGGCGAACCAGACAGCC
The genomic region above belongs to Desulfuromonas sp. TF and contains:
- a CDS encoding ABC transporter permease, producing MENTSSDIHSEKEDDPPRLEMSREGETLWLRIAGTWRRDFRLPPAEAVETQLRGAPEVRRLAYDSGDMGEWDSLLLTFLLQVDARCAERGISVDAAGLAEGVRRLLALAEAVPEKKEMRRGARRPSYLIRLGERTMALGSSTAGTLAFMGETFLSVTRLVAGKGRFRGSDLLLYIQESGAGALPIITLTSLLVGLILAFMGAVQLRVFGAEIYIANLVGLGMARDMGPMMTAIIMAGRTGAAYAAQLGAMQGNDEIDAFRTLGISPVDYLVLPRLIALTLMVPLLTVYADVMGILGGGLVGVAIFDITPIQYLVQTRESVALTHFWVGLTKSAVYGGIVAFSGCLRGMLCGRSAADVGTATTSAVVTAIVWIIIACAILTVIFHVLGL
- a CDS encoding ABC transporter ATP-binding protein codes for the protein MTTEKFLAEPPITVRELTMAYGDTVIQRDLDFTVNRGDIFIIMGASGSGKSTLLRHMIGLNAPVHGQVLFHGTDFWAADEGERNRIRRSCGVLYQSGALWSSMTLAENVAFPLQEHTNLAPPRIREIVALKLALVGLSGFEGYYPAELSGGMQKRAGLARAMALDPEILFFDEPSSGLDPVSAQLLDELILELRNSLSATVVVVTHELASIFAIGTNSIFLDAESHTMIARGAPKELLSSSDDPRVRRFLTRGREAA
- a CDS encoding MlaD family protein; translation: MSRRANPALIGAFVLGAIALVVAGIMVFGSGRYFTDTRTFILFFPGSVRGLNEGAPVLLRGVRVGSVVDVNILLDPEKMGFRIPVLIEIDPEHISVLDGPPIGKERSPDEMARLLIARGLRAQLQLQSFLTSQLLINLDIYPDTEPRLVDVDTPHIQIPTIPSNLERLSQTLGEIPLEEMVRKTFLTLEGIERFVNAPELTSSLRSLDSTLREVHELVGTLDQRLGSTDQRLESTLREAQELLQNLNRQVEPLMSTLRETSRTGRQTLESAEQFMNSLEGMTGEDAEIRYRLTETLREVALAARSLRSLADFLEANPDALLRGRRTIGEP
- a CDS encoding membrane integrity-associated transporter subunit PqiC, whose product is MRHPMILAGVLILLSGCINLGEGTRQRIRLYTLQPTVSAAEPRFGLAGQSVGVGPVYLPDYLQRTQVITLDAPNEYRLAEFAKWAEPLEENILRVTAENLFRLLESERILTFPWRSGRKPGYLIRMDIRRFEAVTGDAAHLTVQWTIEPQESEKAPRNGLFQGKSPLQGEGTEAVVAAMSRTLGDFSRRMAEELARFAEQGKAGS
- a CDS encoding DMT family transporter — its product is MTDWYFFSIAALVLLGAQRFLYKVAAERNCSSALTTAVFMGTVTLLSGAAFLASGESAGEISILLMLALVNSASFALATVAHMEALKHLPATVTFPITRLSILVVIFFSIVYFGERPQPLQMAGMLLGLSVVFVFAGEAGDKSGHRGNPRTGFLFAAACVLCGAVASISSKFAAVSTSKAGFMALSYLLGTLFALALERKNRGGKSPGVKSGEAVWIGLCMGVLNFFGFYAFLTALESGPLSVIALITGMHFVIAVALSVLLYRERMTPRRILGIGLTLLAVAFLQL
- a CDS encoding LTA synthase family protein; this translates as MQWIKSRRLRYLAGSTAILLLTLALLRFVFLFGFADIDLRTIDSSALWKTVGIGLRFDLRLALLIMLPLALLCYLPFWNMSGSRRARLLGNVYLAVALLAVGLVYVIDFGHYNYLGVRINATVLRFAGDADISGTMLWQSYPVVWITLGWLGGCAAVLLALFSLERVTLERRPVGISRKSAALGSAVVVLLVFLGVMGRVSDINIKNPIPLRWSDAFFSGDRQLAAAGLNPVIFLYDTLLIPQDPYDRETVANYYDTMVDYLGIDQPDRKALNFVRHIGTQPHRLSVERPPNVIFIMLESLGASRVGAYGNPLKPTPNLDAIAADSWFFRHFYIPVVSTAKTVWASITGIPDVSREETASRNPLITRQHTLLNAFEGYRKLYMIGGSAGWANLSALIRESTGMELIQEGDWQSPNADVWGISDLNLFKEADRILRDLPADEPFFAYIQTAGNHRPFTIPTDNDDFKTVELPLEEVQKWGFRSVEQFNAVRLIDYDIGRFLQMARESGYFDNTLFVFFGDHNNRITTIPHMPPAFEQLGLESNHVPHMIYAPALLQPRVIDEAVNLVDVLPTVAGLAGLEYTNRTMGRDLQLSSQGRDRAVPLVLEEGSFPVIGAVTSEYLVKMNCDGSEATLHELSSDSPLEDVSGRHPEEFDRLRKVAHGAYETSRYMLYDNARK
- a CDS encoding exo-alpha-sialidase, which encodes MNFVRQSVVRRRSLSILLLLLIVAVHGCVWLQTEQRPLPEFAVPETASFSLQSDAEPFFQTRFASSSVDDYVHAASIAPLPDGGLMAVWFAGSREGAEDVDIRASRFDPATQEWNPEFTLVSRETTENVLQRSIRKLGNPVIALAPGGRLWLFYVSVSVGGWAGSAINAMQSNDGGVTWSPPERLVTSPFLNISTLVRNTPVFYQDGSIGLPVYHEFLGKFAEYLHLSPDGEVLDKFRISDGRHSLQPAIVPLSGDSALALLRNAGKEPGKVLASFTEDRGETWSEPISVEPWNPNSSLAAISAHDAEKEILVAMNNLRDGRYRLSLYETDPSLKNWRLRKVLDEAPDPEGRPLPPDKYRLNVARDFLAVGGNKIDDRLEEYLQYLDQRDLDRRVCREGKGCEFEYEYPNLMRSADGLFHVVYSWNNSFVKHVVFNEAWLEMRQ